DNA sequence from the Terriglobia bacterium genome:
GGGCGTCACGCCGAAGGACTTCAATCTCACGGACTGGGCGGTGCCGATCGATGTCTGGGTTCCTATCCCGATGCAGCCGCTGGTGATGCCGGACCGCCCGAAACTGCTCGACGAACGCGGGTCGGACTGGTTCGCTGTCATCGGCCGGCTCAAATCCGGCCGCACGCTTGAGCAGGCGCAGGCAGAGATCAGAACCATTTCGGTCCACCTTGATCAGGCTTATCACAACGACCAGAACTGGCGTGTCGACGTTAAGCCGGCCACGGGCCTGGCCACACTGGACCGGAACGACATGAGTTTTTTTGGATTGCTGTTTGTCGTTGCGGGTCTGGTTTTGCTGATTGCCTGCGCGAACGTGGCCAACCTGCTGCTGGCACGCGCCTCGGCGCGGCGTGGGGAAATCGCCGTGCGCCTCGCGGTGGGCGCGGATCGGAGCCGGCTCATCCGCCAGCTTCTGACCGAAAGCGTGCTTCTCTCGCTGCTGGGCGCCGTGGTCGGACTGCTGCTGGCTTTCTGGTCGAGCAGGCTCGTACTCCTGCTCCTACCGACTGGCTGGACCCTTGACGTGGCTCCGGATTCCCGCGTGCTCCTGTTCACGCTCATCCTCTCGATCCTGACGGCCGTGATTTTCGGGCTGGCGCCGGCCTTGCAGGCATCGCGGCTCGACTTGCTCCCCATTCTGAAAGGTGAGGCCTCGACGGCTCCGCGTCGCCATGGTTCCGCATCCCGGTCTCTGGTCATTTTTCAGGTGGCGCTTTCTATGGTGCTCCTGGTGGGCTCGGGGCTGTTTCTAAAGACCCTGCGCAATTACCAGGGAACCGAACTTGGATTTCAGAGTGATCGCCTGCTCCTGTTGTCGGTAGATCTCGGTACTCGAGGCTATTCGCCGGACCAAGGCCGGTTGTTCTACCACCAGCTGCTCGACCGGGCAGCGTCGGTTCCCGGCGTCGAGTCCGCGAGCGTGGCGCAAACGATCCCCATCGGGGCACACAACTCGACACGTATCCAGCGCGAGGGCCACGAATCGCATTCTGATAAGTTTCCGCTTGAGGTGGATTCAAACATCGTCGGCCCGAGCTATTTCGCAACGATGCAAATTCCTTTTCTTCAGGGTCGCGAGTTTACCTCCCTGGATGGCGTGGGCGCTCCGGGTGTGGCCATCATCAACGAGACCATGGCACGCAGCTTCTGGCCGGGGGAAATCGCATTGGGCAGAAGGCTGCGCCTTGCCGGCATGGGCATCGGGCCCTGGCTTCAGATCATCGGCGTGGCCGGGGACAGCAAGTTCCGCGGCCTCGACCAAAAGCCGCTTCCCTTGCTGTACCTGCCGATCGGCCAGCACTATCGGCCGGAGATGGTGCTGCACGTCCGCGCTTCACAGCCCAAGAGCCTTATTGGGACACTGCGGCGCGAAGTGAACGCGCTTGACGCAAACCTGCCAGTTTACGCCGCCGGCACTTTCGCCGAACATCTGGACGCCGAACTCCTTGACCAGCGCATCATAGCCACGCTGGTTAGCGTCTTTGCGGCGGCCGCAATGTTCCTGGCGTCCATCGGGCTTTACGGTGTCATTTCCCAAGCGGTCGGTCAGCGCACGCGTGAAATCGGCGTCCGAATGGCCTTGGGAGCGGAATCGCGCGACATCCTGAAGCTGGTTCTGGGAATGGGTCTGACCTTGACGTTTGCCGGGATTGGCATTGGTGCCGCAGCGGCCCTGGCGCTTGCGCGCCTGACCGCCAGCCGGCTCTATGGAGTGAGCACCACGGATCCGGCATCCATCCTGACGGCCGCAATGCTGCTGGCCGTTGTGGCGAGTGGAGCCAGTTATATACCGGCTCGGCGGGTGGCGAGTAGCGATCCCGTGGCGGCATTGCGCCGCGAGTGATCGAAGTGTCCAGAATTGCGACTTCCTATCGGAAGCAGTTATGTGGATTGCGGGCAGTTGCAGGCTGCCCCGTTGTCCCGACGGGCTTGTGGAAATTTGGATTGGGATAACCAGCCACCGGCCCGAAATACGCGCTACTCGTAGAACTGGCGGAGCATCCCAGGGGATCCGGCCGCTTGCGTTCACTTCTCCGGTATCGCGACAATACGTGCAGGTGACCGAAGGAACAGACAGCACAACCACCTCGAGAGGAAACGGGAATGCGGGGACTCAGCATCCGGCTTGTCCTCATTGTCAGCGCAATATTGCGCAGTCATTGGTGCTGGTCGCCGTCGCGTTACTGTATCAGATCTTGTCCAACCTACCCGTGTGCGGTAAAACAAATTAGGAGCAGTTCCGCATTTCGGCCCGCTTTTCGCGTACACAGGAGGTTTCCACATGACCGGACAATCAAAACCAAATGTGGTTGCGAGTCTCCTCTGCATTCATGCGGCAGTGACTCGCGGCCTGGAAGTGGCACTCACCAGCGTAAAGCCGCTCTGCGAGGCTTCATCAGACGCTTCGACACGGGAAGGCTTCCTGAATTATGTTCGAGCGCTTTCCTCGATCATCCACGGCCACCATCTCACGGAAGACGAGCTTGCATTCCCATGTTTTCGAAACAAGCTGCGGGAGGCGCCTTTTGATCTGTTGATGATGCAGCACCAGCAGATCGTTCCTGTTCTCAAGGAGATCGATGCGGCAGTGGCCATGTGCGATGAAGGGAGCATGTCGGAGGGATTCCGGCGACTGGACCGGGCGCTGGAGAGAATGATTGCCCTGTGGCGCCCGCACGTTCAAATCGAGGAGGAGCACTTCACGTTTGCGTGGCTCGAAAGCCTCCGGATACCGGACGAGGAACACGCGAGATTGATGAATCAGATAGTGGAGCATAGCCAAAAACATACCGGACCGCCGTATCTTGTGCTTCCTTTCATGCTTTACAACTTGCAGCCGGACAAGAGAGCGCTGATGGCAGCCGATTTTCCACCTGAGGTATCCCAGCATCTTATCCCGGTTGCCTGGAAGGATCAGTGGGCAACCATGAAGCCATTCCTGCTTGAGCCATGACTTGATCGAGGGCGTCATGTGCGCGCCGCGCAGAGCAGGGATCTGTCGGCGTATTCGGCAAGCGAAACCTCGTTCAGGTTGCGATCATGCCAGGGAATCGCCAAACGGTGTGCGCATATTAGCTCCAGCCTCGGCGGCCACTTCGTTAAAGCGGATCGTGAATCGAGTGGGATCGCCGGGGCGACTCTCGAGCGAAAACTCGAAACCATACCGATTCAGGATTTCTTTTACCATAGTGAGCCCGATTTCCCGGCCATTGGCCTTCGTGCTCAAGAGCGGGACGGATAGATTCGATTGGGCCTCCGGCGTGATTCCGATGACCGAGTCCTGAACATGAACACCTGCAGAGATTGCTAGTAGTGTGTCCAGATCCTCGATCCTGTAGCATGGTTTTCAAGTCTGATTGCATTCATAGGCTGGAGCGACGGTGCAAGTCGACAGAATGCGCATTTTAAGATTCTGGAGGTAGCGACCCCAAACCCGAATCTGGTAGGAAGGGCCGCGGTGGTGTGTCAGAATCAGAACTGGTCCCAAAATATTCCGCTGAAAATGGCTCCCTTTAAAAAGCCTGCTAACATGCGTCCCGGCGCATGAACAACTGCTCCGAAAATAGCCGTGGCGCTTGGGGATTCTTCGAGTACTTTGAGCCTTCGAGGTGGGCTCACCTCCAAGGCTCAAAGATCTCAAAGGAGCTCTAAAAATCATGTGCAAGTTTTCATGCGCTTGGGTGCGCGCCCCGCGCATGAGGGACTGCTTCGAAAATGCAAAGGCCGCCATGGAGAACACGCATGCTGTTGTAAGGATGCATCTGCTGTAATCTGAATAGCTTACAGTCCATGATGTCATGCGGAAAAATTAAGGTTTCCAATAGCGGAAACTATTGTAAAAAAATGCAAAACCGTATCTCTCATGTGTCGGGACAGATATCTTGTGGAAAACTTTCTTTGAAAAAATATTGTTGACGGCTTGCGGGCATTCTGTCAAATTGCATATCGGTCGCTGTAGTTAGCGTGACCTTGAACATCGGCAGACGAGTGACGGACGGGCTTAACAGGTTTGTTCGTTGCACTAGGAGGCTGGAGCCAACCGGAAGAAACCAATCGCCGGCTGGCGTTGCTGGAAGAAAGATCCGGCAACTGGTCGCACCTTCTGGCTGATACTCAATCCCGGGCAACGCCTGCAGCATCTCTATCAGGGTTTTGCCATGGTTTCCATCAACGTCACTCCGGGCCAGAACGGGGAAATACCCGCGTGGCGTGCCAAGGGCAAGTACACTTTTCCGGTGCTAGTGGTAGATGCCTCTGATTATGCCCGCGTCAACTACAGCGTCTCGGGCACGCCGACCAACCTGCTGCTGAATGCCGACGGCAAGATGGTTTTTCGCCACATCGGCTATGGGCCCGGAGCCGAAAGGACGATGGAAGCCGAGATCAGGGAACTCCTGGGATTGGATCCGTTCGAAGGCCTCGAAGCCACCAAGCGGGCGGAGGAAACCAAGAAAGACTCGTGATTGCCATTGCAGGTTCAGGGCTTCCGAACGCAGCCTTCTGGGATCTCCGGGTTCACCCGCGCGACAACATGCCGGGGATCGCGACCGACGGCCGTGGCTTGGGAGTCATCGACAACGTGTCGGCGATCCAGAACCCCGAGTAAAGACGGCCGGCAGCAGTCGCATTTCGAAAAGGCCCCCGGTTTCCTTCTTGCGTCGCGGGTTGCTTACTGGCGCCAGGCGAACTCGCCCGAGTCCACGTTCCAGTCGGCTCCGAAGAAGCCTGCCGCTCTGATGCCGGCGCTGCCCCGGGTCAGGATATCCGGTCCGAGAATAATCCAGTCAGGGTAGGAGACGCCGGAGCTGAAGTAGGTCAGTCGATCGGTGAGCCTCATCCCAGCGATGCCCGATCCTGTTACTACGGCGACGGACGCGCGATTGCTTCCCGGCCTCGGACGCAGAAACAGGCACGCCAGATCTTCCCCTTTCTCCTCGCGCCGGCCGATGCGGATGGATCCTCCTCCCGCCTGTACCGGGCTGTCGGCCAGCAACTGGCTCCAGGCAGAGTTGGTCTGGGCGTTGCCGTACAGGATCACGTCGCGGTCAGGCTCTGCCGCCGCCTGGAACCGGACATCAGGGATCACATCCGGCGAACCGTTCCCACGGTACCAGAATTGTTCCGCGTCGTAGCGTGCCTTGGCGAACGCCCAGGCGTTCTCCTCCGGCGACCCGTGAGTGCCGTAAACCATGATGATCCGATTGCGAAAGGCTTCCTTAAAAGGGCCGTAGCGCTGCGGTCCTTTCAACGCCATGGATGGCTGAGTTATCGGAGCCCACTTATCGCTTTCCCGCTTCAACCAGATCTGCGGCGCGCCAGTGGGCCAGGCGATGCCGTCGATCTTCTGGCCGTCCAGTTCGACCAGAATCGGTTTCCCTGGCGGAACATGGTCGAGGCGGAAGGACAATCGGGCGACGTTTTCGGTGGTACCGGCAAAACGCCGATGCCCCGGATCATATTGAATGCTGACCGAGCTGGGCTTGAGCGGGTGGATTTGGGCCTCGATGCCCACCCAATGGGACCACGCAGATACGCCCGGATTTGCAGTGACGAACTCCACTTTGCGGATGCTCGAATTGCCGGGAAGCGTGTGCCGGGCGAAGAAGTCGAACATCGGCGGCCAATCGACACAGGCAGCTCCCGGCTCGTCGGAGACATTCCACCAGTGGCCGGCTCCCGGTTGCTCGTGGAAAACGAAATCCCGGTGGAAACTGCTCAGGTTCTGGTTCATGGTCCTGGCTTGCGCCACGGGGACGTTGTCGTCGGCGGCGCCGTGCAGAATATACACGCCCAGCTGGGCGTAGTTGCGCATGAGAGATGTTGTGTCACTGGGCGCCGAGGCTCGCTGCAGCATCTCCTGGACCGCACCCGTCTGGGCATCACGTGTTGCCCTGCCATAAGTCGCCCAGCTGATCCATCCGGCGCTGGGGCCGATGGCGGCGAAACGATCGGGGAACGTTGCTCCAAGGATCCAGACCCCGTGCCCGCCCATGGAGTGACCTGTCAGGTAGGTCCGCTGAGGGTCGGTTTGCAACCGTTTGCGAGCGAGGTCGAGCACCTCGAGGGCGTCCAGCCTCCCCCAATCTTCCCAGTCGAATCCGTAGGGTCTGCGATTGGTAGGCGCAACAATGTAGCCCCAGGATTTGCCGTTGTAGGCACCAGCCTGGCCGATGGCTTCAACACCGGCCCCATGCAGGGTGAGAAAGAGCGCCGGTGTGCCATCCGCCTTGGCCCTCGCGCCGGATGCCGTTGAGGAGGGCACCGCCGGCTGTGCCGGGTTCACGGCGTAATACTGCACGCTGCCGTCGATGCCGCTGATGAATGTCTGCTTGTAGGTCTGAGAGGGTTGACGCACACGGAGGTTGAGCCCGGCCGTATCCATCGTCCGCGTCCGGCCTGCCTCCGTCACCATCAGTCTGAGTTCGACCGGGAGTTTGTCGACGGCCGCGACGGCAGGCCCCCTCAATTGGAATCCGATTTTTCGCTCGCTGAAAGGCGGGATTCTGGGCAAGGGGGTCTGCGTTGGCGGGGCCTGAGCATAAGAAGCGGTGATTGTCAATTGTTCCATCGGCTGGGTAGTGGGTCATTTTGAGATTTTGGGGTTTGGGAGTAATATCGTGGGCCGCACCTCAATGACAAGCGATGGAGCGAATCATGCCCACAAACCAAGAACTGATCGCCAAAGCAATAAAAGAGCGACTGCAAATAAAGGCGGTCTATGAAAATTACCCGAGAGAGATGTGTCCTCACATCCTCGGATGGAAAAACGGGGTCATGCGCGTTCTTTCTTTTCAATTCGGCGGTAGCACTTCAAAAGGTCTTCCTCCGGGTGGAGATTGGAAATGTATGGAGGTAGGCAAACTCATGCATATTTCCCTGCAGGCGGGAACATGGCATGCTGGTAGCACTGGCGGTTGGCATCGCAAACCACAAACCTGTATCGATCAAATCATAATACAGGTGTAGGTTAGTCGATGGAGCGGTTTTTGAAGTCTGCGTATTCCAGTGCCCTTTCCTTGGCGATTGGACCGCAAAATAATGCTACGTAAACATCTCCGGTTGATAAATCCAAACATTCAACCCTCCATTGATGAGGGTCGATCCTATCTTCAATGGCTTCGTGTTTTAACGAGGGAACATCGGAGGTAACAGAGTGGACGGTTGACATAGACACAAATCTCCTTTATCGTAGATTTGCGTCCACGTTTTTGAAACCCGATGCCCGTCGGGTTTTACAGTTTCTCCGCGATTCTAATACTTCTCCGTCAAAAGCGCAATCTCTCGGATCTCCATCGGACTTTCCATCAATCTCGCTTCCATCGCAGGAGTCACGCGCAGAGTTTGGTGAATCCGCACGAAGTTGTAATACATGTAATGCAGCGAAATAGCCGCCACGTGGTTTTCAAGCTTTTTGGAGAACGCATTTGTGAGCCGCGTAAACCGGCGCATGTTCATCCTCATGGTTAGGTTCTGCCGTTCCACAAAGCTCGTGGAAATGTGCTTCCGATCAGGATCTCCCATGATCCGCTCGGTTTTGCATCCGATGCATTCTGCCGGACTGTAGCGCGTTTCTTCCTGAACTGCCCCGTAGATCTTCACCAGCATGGCATAATCGATCTGAGAACCAAAGGCACCCTCTACGGCATCCAAATAGACCCTGTGACCGTCCGTAGTGAGTTGCACTCGGTTTGCCAAACGGTCGGCCAGATCCCTCATGAACTCATAAGCGGTATCGCCGTCACGGGGACCAATAGCCCAACTGATCATAAGTTTCGAATCGGCATCCAAGGCAGTCCAGGTCCAAACATCACCAATTCCAAAATGACCTTTGAGAGGAAGGGGAACGTTCTTTTGCTTCGCATAAACGAAACTCCAGATCTCATCGCATTGAACGCGCCTGGAGCGGATATTCCGAAGCTTTTCATCCTGAAACTTCAAGCAGGCCTTTCCAACTTCAACCAAGAGCTTTAGGACTGCGCCCTTGCTGTGTCCGGTCATGCGGCAAGTGGCGCGGATGGAATTGCCTTCTACCAGAGCCCCGATGATCCTTGTTTTCTCGTCTATGCTTAGTTTATTCATAATGCTATTATGCTTGAACGGCTCAAGCATTGTCAAGAAAAATCGACACAATGCGTGCCTTTTTTTCGCATCGGACGTATATTAATTGGCGGCGGGTGTCCGATTCGGACGGACGAACGGTGAAAGCCGTTGCCGGGGTTACGGCCCGGAGCTATAGGCCACTCAGCCAACCCGCCGTTCATTTAGGCCAGCAGTTCAGGTTTCAACGCCTTTGGATTGCTGGCCTTTTCCTTCAGAATGTATATAATAAATAAATGATATGGAAATGTCAACAGAATCCTCTTGACATATAATAAAAAAATGATATGCTGTCCATCGGATCGTAATTGGACGTTTTGGGATTTTCAGTATGAGAATGGATCCAACCCGATCGATGACTGGTATCAGCAACTATCTGAAGACGCAACGTTTCAGCTTAATGCCTTGTTGAAGATGAACCAGAAAATCGAATTGCCAATGAATTGGCAAGGATCTAGGGGTTTTCTTTCTGGAAAGCCAAGAAAAGAAAGAATTTGGGAATTAGGATTTGTTGCCGACAGGAAACAATATCGCCTGATGGGAATCTTCGCCGAGTTGCGCAAACATGCGATTTTCTTAGTCGGATGTTATCATAAGGGCAGAGTTTATACGCCTCCAGATGCTACACAATTAGCTTATGAGAGGGCCAGATTAGTCAAGGAAAAGAGGGCTGGTTATCGTGAGCGAAAGATCGAAAATAATATCTAGACTTAGAGATAGCAAGGCATCTAGAGCCTCCTACATAAAAGCAAAACTAAGTACTCTAATTCCCGCACAAATCCGAGCTCTACGGCTTAAATCTGACATGCCACATCAGTCGGATCTCGCACAAGCGGCGGGAATGAAGCAATCCCGCATTTCAGTGATGGAAATGCCCGGAGCCGTTAATTTTAACTTGGAAACTCTTGTCCGGTTAGCATCTGTTTTAAGGGTCGGGTTGCTAGTTAAATTTGTTTCTTTCAGTGAGATGTTGAACTGGGAGAATGACTTTTCGCAAGATGATTTTGCGGTAACGAGACTAGATGATGATGCCGACTTTTTGATTCCTCCAGTAAGCACTCACGCTTTAAATCAGACCGGAGGAAGGACCATACCCAACTGGGAAGCCTTTCCTCTTTCAAAATCACCGGGAGCGTTGCATAAAATTTGTATTGCTGTTGGCACTGCCCAATTTATAGAAGTTAACGTGGAATCTTGTGATCCGAAATTGCCACAGAGAACAAATGATGTGCATCAGCGAGTGGAATTAACAGGTCAAATACGCGAGGATCGCCAATGGAAATCAAACTGTCTTCCCCAGTCTCTCTTGTAAACGTCGAACATGAACGCTCAGAAGATTTTAAAGTTATTTATTCGAACGCTGCATTCATGGGTGCTAGTTTTTATGACGTTTCTATTACATTTGGCACGATCATGGGCGGGAGCCCAGAAGAAGCGCCAAAAATCAGGGATCACGTTACGATAATGATGTCATGGGAGCATTTGAAAGCACTCCACAGCGCAATCGGCAGCGTTATCGAAAACTTCGAAACAACAAATCAGGCAAAAATACGGCAACCCCCAGTGTCGGGTATGCAACTCTTAACTATTCCAGAACCATCTGTACCCAAAGAGTGAAAATTCTAAGATTGCGTCTTCCATCGCGCGCTAGCTGCCTTCCTAGCGATCTCTTTCCTCTTCGCAGCCGACAGCTTCGCAGCCCTAGCCTTCCCGCCCTTTAATCCCCCTTTGCGTCCGATTTGCGAGAGATAGGCGGAGACGGGGTTCTGTTCAGATTTGCTTTCTGGTGCGGATTCTTCAGTGGAGAGCCGTACAATCTCAGCGGCTCTCTGGTTGGCGTCTTTAGGTAATTTGCTTGAGCGGATCATGCTCCCATTGTCGCAGATAGGAAGCGAAAGTCAAGAGCGCCCATTTTCAAAATGACCCACTACCATCGGCTGGGATGTGGCATTCAAGACCACGACTGCGGCCCAGGT
Encoded proteins:
- a CDS encoding hemerythrin domain-containing protein; translation: MTGQSKPNVVASLLCIHAAVTRGLEVALTSVKPLCEASSDASTREGFLNYVRALSSIIHGHHLTEDELAFPCFRNKLREAPFDLLMMQHQQIVPVLKEIDAAVAMCDEGSMSEGFRRLDRALERMIALWRPHVQIEEEHFTFAWLESLRIPDEEHARLMNQIVEHSQKHTGPPYLVLPFMLYNLQPDKRALMAADFPPEVSQHLIPVAWKDQWATMKPFLLEP
- a CDS encoding DUF3467 domain-containing protein; this encodes MEIKLSSPVSLVNVEHERSEDFKVIYSNAAFMGASFYDVSITFGTIMGGSPEEAPKIRDHVTIMMSWEHLKALHSAIGSVIENFETTNQAKIRQPPVSGMQLLTIPEPSVPKE
- a CDS encoding ABC transporter permease produces the protein MLAKSPGFTAVVLVTLALGIGANTCIFSVLNAVAWRNWPGVSDPQHLVWLRTHRLFGSVSYPDYLDYQQENTVFSGLVISRSASLNWRGVDGAERLTGAIVSENFFSILGVKPVLGRTFLPGEKTPVAVVSYSFWRRRFGSNPELLGRPLLLNGQAYSVVGVTPKDFNLTDWAVPIDVWVPIPMQPLVMPDRPKLLDERGSDWFAVIGRLKSGRTLEQAQAEIRTISVHLDQAYHNDQNWRVDVKPATGLATLDRNDMSFFGLLFVVAGLVLLIACANVANLLLARASARRGEIAVRLAVGADRSRLIRQLLTESVLLSLLGAVVGLLLAFWSSRLVLLLLPTGWTLDVAPDSRVLLFTLILSILTAVIFGLAPALQASRLDLLPILKGEASTAPRRHGSASRSLVIFQVALSMVLLVGSGLFLKTLRNYQGTELGFQSDRLLLLSVDLGTRGYSPDQGRLFYHQLLDRAASVPGVESASVAQTIPIGAHNSTRIQREGHESHSDKFPLEVDSNIVGPSYFATMQIPFLQGREFTSLDGVGAPGVAIINETMARSFWPGEIALGRRLRLAGMGIGPWLQIIGVAGDSKFRGLDQKPLPLLYLPIGQHYRPEMVLHVRASQPKSLIGTLRREVNALDANLPVYAAGTFAEHLDAELLDQRIIATLVSVFAAAAMFLASIGLYGVISQAVGQRTREIGVRMALGAESRDILKLVLGMGLTLTFAGIGIGAAAALALARLTASRLYGVSTTDPASILTAAMLLAVVASGASYIPARRVASSDPVAALRRE
- a CDS encoding prolyl oligopeptidase family serine peptidase — its product is MPRIPPFSERKIGFQLRGPAVAAVDKLPVELRLMVTEAGRTRTMDTAGLNLRVRQPSQTYKQTFISGIDGSVQYYAVNPAQPAVPSSTASGARAKADGTPALFLTLHGAGVEAIGQAGAYNGKSWGYIVAPTNRRPYGFDWEDWGRLDALEVLDLARKRLQTDPQRTYLTGHSMGGHGVWILGATFPDRFAAIGPSAGWISWATYGRATRDAQTGAVQEMLQRASAPSDTTSLMRNYAQLGVYILHGAADDNVPVAQARTMNQNLSSFHRDFVFHEQPGAGHWWNVSDEPGAACVDWPPMFDFFARHTLPGNSSIRKVEFVTANPGVSAWSHWVGIEAQIHPLKPSSVSIQYDPGHRRFAGTTENVARLSFRLDHVPPGKPILVELDGQKIDGIAWPTGAPQIWLKRESDKWAPITQPSMALKGPQRYGPFKEAFRNRIIMVYGTHGSPEENAWAFAKARYDAEQFWYRGNGSPDVIPDVRFQAAAEPDRDVILYGNAQTNSAWSQLLADSPVQAGGGSIRIGRREEKGEDLACLFLRPRPGSNRASVAVVTGSGIAGMRLTDRLTYFSSGVSYPDWIILGPDILTRGSAGIRAAGFFGADWNVDSGEFAWRQ
- a CDS encoding ATP-binding protein — protein: MEDLDTLLAISAGVHVQDSVIGITPEAQSNLSVPLLSTKANGREIGLTMVKEILNRYGFEFSLESRPGDPTRFTIRFNEVAAEAGANMRTPFGDSLA
- a CDS encoding IS1 family transposase → MNKLSIDEKTRIIGALVEGNSIRATCRMTGHSKGAVLKLLVEVGKACLKFQDEKLRNIRSRRVQCDEIWSFVYAKQKNVPLPLKGHFGIGDVWTWTALDADSKLMISWAIGPRDGDTAYEFMRDLADRLANRVQLTTDGHRVYLDAVEGAFGSQIDYAMLVKIYGAVQEETRYSPAECIGCKTERIMGDPDRKHISTSFVERQNLTMRMNMRRFTRLTNAFSKKLENHVAAISLHYMYYNFVRIHQTLRVTPAMEARLMESPMEIREIALLTEKY